One part of the Sorangiineae bacterium MSr11954 genome encodes these proteins:
- the prfA gene encoding peptide chain release factor 1, whose translation MIPTDKLEQLSRRYRELDDLMCQQDVLSDRQKLAKLTKERADIEPVVGQFKRYRDVEKSIRENEEALADPELRPLAEQEMPLLQDEKQELERSIKLLLLPADPNDKKNTIVEIRSGEGGEEAALFAADLFRMYGRYAETQGWTLEFMSLSEAAAGGYKEAIVLVSGKDVYSQLRFEGGVHRVQRVPATETQGRIHTSTATVAVLPEADDVEIQIDEKDLEISIAASGGPGGQGVNTTNSAVQIQHKPTGIIVKCQDERSQLKNKAKAMKVLKSRLLDIEREKQEAAVSAERRGMVGTGERSQKIRTYNYPQNRVTDHRIRLTLNKLDRIVEGDLSELITALRNERQAALLQEASGEPRRPDDRGGDESDER comes from the coding sequence ATGATCCCGACGGACAAGCTCGAACAGCTGTCGCGGCGTTACCGCGAACTCGACGATTTGATGTGCCAGCAGGACGTCCTGTCCGACCGGCAAAAGCTCGCCAAGCTCACCAAGGAGCGCGCCGACATCGAGCCCGTGGTGGGGCAATTCAAGCGCTACCGCGACGTCGAGAAGAGCATCCGCGAGAACGAAGAGGCCCTGGCCGATCCCGAGCTCCGTCCGCTGGCCGAGCAGGAGATGCCGCTCCTCCAAGACGAGAAGCAGGAGCTCGAACGGAGCATCAAGCTGCTCCTCCTGCCCGCCGACCCGAACGACAAGAAGAACACCATCGTCGAGATTCGAAGCGGCGAGGGCGGCGAAGAGGCCGCGCTGTTCGCAGCGGATCTTTTCCGCATGTACGGCCGCTACGCCGAGACCCAGGGATGGACCTTGGAGTTCATGTCGCTCAGCGAGGCGGCCGCCGGTGGCTACAAAGAGGCCATCGTGCTGGTCAGCGGCAAGGACGTGTATTCGCAGCTGCGTTTCGAGGGGGGCGTGCACCGCGTGCAGCGTGTGCCGGCCACCGAGACGCAGGGCCGCATCCACACGTCGACGGCCACGGTGGCCGTGCTCCCGGAGGCCGACGACGTCGAAATTCAAATCGACGAGAAGGATCTGGAAATCAGTATTGCCGCGAGCGGCGGGCCGGGTGGCCAGGGGGTGAATACCACCAACAGCGCCGTCCAGATTCAACACAAGCCGACCGGTATCATCGTCAAATGCCAGGACGAGCGCTCGCAGCTGAAAAATAAAGCCAAGGCGATGAAGGTCCTCAAGAGCCGCCTGCTCGATATCGAGCGCGAAAAGCAAGAGGCGGCGGTCTCGGCCGAGCGGCGCGGGATGGTGGGGACCGGCGAGCGAAGCCAGAAGATTCGGACGTACAATTATCCGCAGAATCGGGTGACGGATCACCGCATCCGCCTGACATTGAACAAGCTCGACCGCATCGTCGAAGGCGATTTGTCCGAGCTCATCACCGCCCTGCGCAACGAGCGCCAGGCGGCGCTCCTCCAAGAGGCGAGCGGAGAGCCGCGTCGCCCCGACGATCGAGGCGGCGATGAGTCAGACGAGCGGTGA
- a CDS encoding sigma 54-interacting transcriptional regulator yields MEQVMDQDKPTLTISEGPRAASWVLEVRDDGGARYLPITGERLVVGSAPSADIVVRDATVSSRHCSLFMDDNGLWITDLASKNGTYIGGARIKEAWCNLGASISIGRSLLLLGEGAAAKDDKPIRGHGGGDDLRPLPGVVGSSMAMRRTAAFVRRLANYVHPVLIAGETGTGKELIARALHTEGPRNDRPFVVLNVAAIPRELVESELFGHERGAFTGATTRRPGAFADAEGGTLFLDEIGELPLEAQPKLLRALDGYEIRRVGAVGSGVRSNVRVVAASHVALEARVEEGLFRRDLFHRLEAFVVRVPPLRERKSDVAAIAQSILASSCAEIGPRTLAPGGLGRLESHDWPGNVRELRNVLIRAADLTSHQGVIDAVHIERAMRPQSTARPPLTLTPQSARALFAQHGNNLSAAARAAGYARTSFRKLLGREDDKGKAGGGKME; encoded by the coding sequence ATGGAGCAGGTGATGGATCAGGACAAGCCGACCTTGACGATCTCAGAAGGCCCGCGCGCCGCATCCTGGGTGCTCGAGGTGCGCGACGACGGAGGAGCACGGTATCTTCCCATCACGGGGGAGCGCCTGGTCGTCGGTTCGGCACCCTCGGCCGATATCGTGGTGCGCGATGCGACGGTGAGCTCACGGCATTGTTCGCTCTTCATGGATGACAATGGACTATGGATTACCGATTTGGCGTCCAAGAACGGTACGTACATCGGCGGGGCGCGCATCAAAGAAGCATGGTGCAACCTCGGGGCGAGCATATCCATCGGTCGTAGCCTGCTCCTGCTCGGTGAAGGCGCCGCCGCCAAAGACGACAAACCGATTCGCGGCCACGGGGGCGGCGACGATCTGCGCCCGCTACCCGGCGTCGTCGGTAGCTCGATGGCCATGCGGCGAACGGCCGCCTTCGTGCGAAGGCTGGCAAACTACGTGCACCCCGTCCTCATCGCGGGAGAAACGGGCACGGGAAAGGAGCTGATCGCGCGCGCGTTGCATACCGAGGGGCCCCGCAACGATCGGCCGTTCGTGGTGCTCAACGTGGCCGCGATCCCCCGCGAGCTGGTGGAGTCGGAGCTCTTCGGCCACGAGCGGGGCGCCTTCACGGGGGCGACCACCCGCCGTCCCGGTGCCTTTGCCGACGCGGAGGGCGGAACCCTCTTTCTCGACGAGATCGGCGAGCTGCCGCTGGAGGCGCAGCCAAAGCTCCTGCGCGCGCTCGACGGCTACGAAATCCGCCGCGTGGGCGCGGTGGGCAGCGGTGTTCGGTCCAACGTTCGCGTGGTGGCCGCCTCCCACGTGGCCCTCGAAGCACGCGTCGAAGAAGGTCTTTTCCGGCGCGATCTCTTTCACCGGCTCGAGGCGTTCGTCGTCCGCGTGCCCCCGCTGCGCGAGCGAAAATCCGATGTCGCCGCCATCGCCCAGAGCATCCTCGCCAGCTCGTGCGCCGAAATCGGCCCGCGCACCCTTGCACCCGGCGGACTCGGCCGCTTGGAGAGCCACGATTGGCCCGGCAATGTGCGCGAGCTCCGCAACGTCCTCATCCGCGCCGCCGACTTGACGTCGCACCAAGGCGTCATCGATGCCGTGCACATCGAGCGCGCCATGCGCCCGCAGTCGACCGCGCGTCCGCCGCTCACCCTGACACCGCAATCGGCGCGGGCGCTCTTTGCCCAGCACGGCAACAACTTGAGCGCCGCGGCGCGTGCTGCGGGTTATGCGCGCACATCGTTTCGAAAATTGCTCGGGCGCGAGGACGATAAGGGTAAGGCGGGGGGTGGTAAAATGGAATAA
- a CDS encoding glycerol-3-phosphate dehydrogenase/oxidase: protein MPEHATPASPALPGETMPIDEGAATASYDVAIIGGGVNGTGVARDLSLRGLRVVLFERHDLAFGASGNSSGMIHGGARYLPSNPKVTRQSCQDSGYIQQIAPHLLFRIPFLMPVEKGLRGRIMLELYDAFFHAYDRYQPLKRGEPHTRLGEQDLLHLEPGLTGRVAGGVTFDEWGVDGTRLCVLNALDARERGAVVHVHTTVESIAKAPPSPGGPVRYVVRARDRITQRTWVVRAANVVNASGAWGPITASLGKLARERVRVRPAKGIHVVFDRRISNYAILTEAIDGRQIFLEPWENMSVLGTTDDDFFGDLDDVVASSEEVRYLVQGIARIFPAIREARAIGTTAAVRPTLYEYGPNEDALSREHAIVDHAKDGAPGVYSMIGGKLASYRLFAQEMSDRIAQNLAPTTRCVTHIKPLPGGDRVPDALALSEQHELTPVAARRLVYRHGSRVKRILQRMARRPRERAIVCACEPVFEAEIRHVLEEEMARSVDDVARRTRLGLGACGGMRCAARCGQIVADELGLSPHEGIEQARRFLETRAKARIVAMGPGQARQEALALAHHRAMLGVGRKGRS from the coding sequence GTGCCTGAGCACGCCACGCCTGCCAGCCCCGCGTTGCCCGGGGAGACCATGCCCATCGACGAGGGCGCCGCGACCGCGTCGTACGACGTGGCCATCATCGGCGGCGGGGTCAACGGCACCGGCGTGGCCCGCGATCTTTCGCTGCGGGGGCTGCGCGTGGTGCTCTTCGAGCGGCACGATCTCGCCTTCGGGGCGAGCGGCAACTCCAGCGGGATGATCCACGGGGGCGCGCGCTACCTGCCGAGCAACCCAAAGGTGACGCGGCAGTCGTGCCAAGACTCGGGGTACATCCAGCAGATTGCGCCGCACCTGCTCTTTCGCATCCCCTTCCTCATGCCGGTCGAGAAAGGGCTGCGCGGCCGGATCATGCTCGAGCTGTACGACGCGTTCTTCCACGCGTACGACCGGTACCAGCCGCTCAAGCGCGGCGAGCCGCACACCCGGCTCGGCGAGCAGGATCTCTTGCACCTGGAGCCGGGGCTCACGGGCCGGGTGGCCGGCGGGGTCACCTTCGACGAGTGGGGCGTCGACGGCACCCGCCTCTGCGTGCTGAACGCGCTCGATGCGCGCGAGCGGGGCGCGGTCGTTCACGTTCACACCACGGTGGAGTCGATCGCCAAGGCGCCCCCCTCCCCTGGCGGGCCCGTGCGGTACGTGGTTCGGGCGCGCGATCGCATCACGCAGCGGACCTGGGTGGTGCGCGCGGCCAATGTGGTGAACGCCAGCGGGGCGTGGGGGCCCATTACGGCGAGCCTGGGGAAGCTCGCCCGGGAGCGGGTTCGGGTGCGGCCCGCGAAGGGTATCCACGTGGTCTTCGATAGGCGCATATCGAACTACGCGATTTTGACGGAGGCGATCGACGGGCGGCAAATCTTCCTCGAGCCCTGGGAGAACATGAGCGTCCTCGGCACGACGGACGACGACTTCTTCGGCGATTTGGACGATGTCGTGGCGAGCAGCGAGGAGGTTCGCTATTTGGTGCAGGGCATCGCGCGCATTTTTCCGGCCATCCGCGAGGCGCGGGCGATCGGGACCACGGCGGCCGTGCGCCCGACCTTGTACGAGTACGGGCCCAACGAGGATGCGCTCTCGCGGGAGCACGCCATCGTCGATCACGCCAAGGACGGTGCGCCGGGCGTGTACTCGATGATCGGCGGCAAGCTGGCGAGCTACCGGCTCTTTGCGCAGGAGATGAGCGATCGCATCGCGCAGAACCTGGCGCCCACCACCCGGTGCGTAACGCATATCAAGCCGCTGCCCGGGGGGGATCGCGTTCCCGATGCGCTCGCGCTCTCGGAGCAGCACGAGCTGACCCCGGTGGCGGCGCGCCGGCTCGTGTACCGGCATGGGTCGCGGGTCAAACGCATTTTGCAGCGCATGGCGCGGCGGCCGCGCGAGCGGGCCATCGTGTGCGCGTGCGAGCCCGTGTTCGAGGCGGAGATCCGCCATGTGCTGGAGGAAGAAATGGCGCGCTCGGTGGACGACGTGGCGCGCCGCACGCGTTTGGGGCTGGGCGCCTGCGGGGGGATGCGCTGCGCGGCGCGCTGCGGGCAAATCGTGGCCGACGAGCTGGGGCTGTCGCCGCACGAGGGGATCGAACAGGCGCGGCGCTTTCTCGAGACGCGGGCGAAGGCGCGCATCGTCGCGATGGGGCCGGGGCAAGCGCGCCAGGAGGCGCTGGCGTTGGCGCATCATCGGGCGATGCTTGGGGTGGGGCGGAAGGGGCGGTCGTGA
- the ssb gene encoding single-stranded DNA-binding protein, with amino-acid sequence MAEGLNKVLLLGNLGADPELRVTPGGQAILKLRLATTETYLDRNNARQERTEWHQVTVWGKRGEALAKILTKGSSIFIEGGLRTSSYEKDGEKRYRTEIVANNVILAGGRRGGGDQPFEGGGAPRAERSYGNRASGGGGGGGEPPWGGGGGGGGGGGGRSREPAPPAQEPDDYGSGFGGGDDDIPF; translated from the coding sequence ATGGCCGAAGGTCTCAATAAGGTGCTCTTGCTCGGAAATTTGGGGGCGGATCCCGAGCTCCGCGTCACGCCAGGCGGCCAGGCGATCCTCAAGCTTCGTTTGGCGACGACCGAGACATACCTCGATCGGAACAACGCGCGCCAAGAACGAACCGAGTGGCACCAGGTCACCGTCTGGGGCAAACGCGGCGAGGCGCTTGCAAAAATTCTCACCAAGGGCTCCAGCATCTTCATCGAGGGGGGCCTGCGCACCAGCAGCTACGAAAAAGACGGCGAAAAGCGCTACCGCACCGAAATCGTCGCCAACAACGTGATCCTGGCCGGCGGCCGCCGCGGCGGCGGTGACCAACCCTTTGAGGGCGGCGGCGCCCCGCGCGCCGAGCGCTCCTACGGCAACCGCGCCAGCGGTGGCGGCGGTGGCGGCGGCGAGCCGCCCTGGGGTGGCGGTGGTGGTGGCGGCGGCGGCGGCGGCGGGCGCTCCCGGGAGCCCGCGCCCCCCGCGCAGGAGCCCGACGACTACGGCAGCGGCTTCGGCGGCGGCGACGACGACATTCCGTTTTGA
- a CDS encoding DUF1385 domain-containing protein translates to MTEVRSNDVAMRASSQPAQPQQSKHALESARPYIGGQAVLEGVMMRAPRSFSIVVRRRDGSLLVRERGVPDERQGIRRWPLVRGVSSLVESLRLGSESLRFSVEQMEKDLNAEEEQASKTAAAPHGLSALSAFGLSLFSLLSADDGQGVISGGAGKEGDKKGGRGAMGVMLVFAIAFLIALPQAAAAGINRIFNLGLEVQSPMFQVITGALKLSVVVGYMLLIRRVPDIRRVFQYHGAEHKTISTYEAGEELVVANARRKTTLHPRCGTTFLVMVALVSILVFTAVGGLLPRIHTGSAIADNVLFFLEKLPFLPLIAAVTFEIQRVFARYCTTGPLRALLWPGFLVQKITTIEPEDDQLEVALASLKATLFREHGEVPEVADDVSFANYEALLRAPHLRT, encoded by the coding sequence ATGACGGAAGTCCGCTCCAACGACGTTGCCATGCGCGCATCATCCCAGCCGGCTCAACCGCAGCAGTCGAAGCACGCGCTCGAAAGCGCCCGCCCATACATCGGCGGGCAAGCCGTGCTCGAAGGGGTCATGATGCGCGCCCCGCGATCGTTCTCGATCGTGGTGCGCCGCCGGGATGGTTCGCTCCTCGTGCGCGAGCGCGGGGTGCCGGACGAGCGGCAAGGGATCCGTCGTTGGCCGCTGGTGCGCGGCGTCAGCTCCCTGGTGGAGTCGCTCCGGCTCGGTAGCGAGTCGCTTCGGTTCTCCGTCGAGCAGATGGAAAAGGACTTGAACGCCGAGGAGGAGCAAGCCTCCAAGACCGCCGCGGCACCGCACGGCCTCTCGGCGCTTTCGGCGTTCGGTCTCTCGCTGTTTTCACTTTTGAGCGCCGACGATGGCCAAGGGGTCATCTCCGGGGGCGCCGGCAAAGAAGGCGACAAAAAAGGCGGTCGCGGGGCGATGGGCGTCATGCTCGTGTTCGCCATCGCGTTTCTGATCGCGCTGCCGCAGGCGGCCGCGGCCGGCATCAACCGGATCTTCAACCTGGGGCTCGAGGTGCAGTCACCGATGTTTCAGGTGATCACCGGCGCGCTCAAGCTCTCCGTGGTCGTGGGCTACATGCTCCTCATTCGCCGCGTGCCCGACATCCGGCGCGTGTTTCAGTACCACGGCGCCGAGCACAAGACGATCAGCACCTACGAGGCGGGCGAAGAGCTCGTCGTCGCCAACGCCCGGCGCAAGACCACCTTGCACCCGCGGTGTGGGACCACGTTCTTGGTCATGGTCGCGCTCGTCTCCATCTTGGTCTTCACGGCGGTGGGCGGGCTTCTCCCGCGCATCCACACGGGCAGCGCCATCGCCGACAACGTGCTCTTCTTCCTCGAGAAGCTGCCGTTCTTGCCGCTGATCGCGGCGGTCACCTTCGAGATCCAGCGCGTCTTCGCCCGCTACTGCACGACGGGCCCCCTGCGCGCGCTCCTCTGGCCCGGCTTCCTCGTGCAGAAGATCACCACCATCGAGCCGGAGGACGACCAGCTCGAGGTGGCGCTCGCCTCGCTCAAAGCGACCCTTTTCCGCGAACATGGCGAAGTCCCCGAGGTCGCGGACGATGTGTCGTTCGCGAACTACGAGGCGCTCCTGCGCGCGCCGCACCTGCGAACATGA
- the rpmE gene encoding 50S ribosomal protein L31, translated as MKEGIHPNYPASRVTCACGNTFVTRSTRGDFQVDVCSNCHPFYTGTQKLIDTAGRVDRFRKRYENKGKKAEAPAAAPSPTPKAEA; from the coding sequence ATGAAAGAAGGCATTCATCCGAACTACCCCGCTTCGCGCGTCACCTGCGCGTGCGGCAACACCTTCGTCACCCGCTCGACGCGTGGCGACTTTCAGGTCGACGTCTGCTCGAACTGCCACCCCTTCTACACCGGGACGCAGAAGCTGATCGACACCGCCGGCCGCGTGGACCGCTTCCGGAAGCGCTACGAAAACAAGGGCAAAAAGGCGGAAGCCCCCGCCGCCGCCCCCTCGCCGACCCCCAAGGCCGAGGCCTGA
- a CDS encoding DUF6528 family protein codes for MDSPSRVLPLLVAFALGACSGDDSVEAPSDSVDVAAISASDDTTAPDDTTAPDDTTAPDDTTAPDDTTAPDDTDADSLDRSLASDDGATPALSALATHVVTVEQATGRVMEFDFNVTDWSKDEAIVRTWTPPPSGFSNLSDVKYSKDGKRLLVAASGGAIAVVRVSDQKILLQASPGGNTHAIDELPDGSVVSASSTGGFLKLYSRRGTLKQTVAFEDAHGVYWDRKRHLLYADGASVVRAFRYCNGKLKDAGSWSLPNGQSGAHDLFPIAHTNELYVSNISGIFQFDRVTHVFGPYTSGPNRSSIKSVGKNPRSNTVCMMKATNAPGPVPRSWSSDTIIFDQPGSDPATVTRVRRGAQFYKARWASPTP; via the coding sequence ATGGACTCCCCTTCGCGCGTCCTCCCGCTCCTCGTCGCGTTCGCGCTCGGCGCGTGCAGCGGGGACGACAGCGTCGAAGCTCCCTCCGATTCCGTCGACGTGGCAGCAATCTCCGCGTCGGACGACACGACCGCGCCGGACGACACGACCGCGCCGGACGACACGACCGCGCCGGACGACACGACCGCGCCGGACGACACGACCGCGCCGGACGACACCGACGCCGATTCGCTCGATAGGTCGCTCGCGTCCGACGACGGCGCAACACCGGCATTGTCCGCGCTCGCCACCCATGTGGTCACCGTGGAACAAGCCACGGGGCGGGTCATGGAATTCGACTTCAATGTCACGGACTGGTCCAAGGACGAGGCCATCGTCCGCACCTGGACTCCGCCGCCGTCCGGCTTCTCCAACTTGTCCGACGTCAAATACTCGAAGGACGGCAAACGACTGCTGGTCGCGGCCTCCGGCGGAGCCATCGCCGTCGTTCGCGTATCGGACCAAAAGATCCTGCTCCAAGCCTCCCCGGGCGGGAACACCCACGCCATCGACGAGCTCCCCGATGGCAGCGTGGTCTCCGCCTCGAGCACGGGTGGTTTTCTGAAGCTGTATTCGAGGCGCGGCACCTTGAAGCAAACCGTCGCCTTCGAAGACGCTCACGGCGTGTACTGGGATCGCAAACGCCACTTGCTCTACGCCGACGGAGCCTCCGTCGTGCGCGCCTTCCGGTACTGCAACGGAAAGTTGAAGGACGCTGGCTCTTGGAGTCTGCCCAATGGGCAATCGGGCGCGCACGACCTTTTCCCCATTGCGCACACGAATGAGCTCTACGTCTCCAACATCTCCGGCATCTTTCAGTTCGATCGGGTCACCCACGTCTTTGGTCCCTACACCTCGGGGCCCAATCGCAGCAGCATCAAATCCGTGGGCAAGAACCCCCGGTCCAACACCGTTTGCATGATGAAAGCCACCAACGCCCCGGGCCCCGTCCCGCGCAGCTGGTCGTCGGACACCATCATCTTCGACCAACCCGGGAGCGACCCCGCCACCGTGACCCGCGTCCGCCGTGGCGCGCAATTCTACAAAGCACGCTGGGCCTCCCCCACCCCGTGA
- a CDS encoding glycosyltransferase has product MAKPRISIVIPVYNEQGILHAAIVDLRERLKPFGWSYEVILAENGSRDHTVEIGEELSRKYNDPADGQVRIMSLGEPNYGKAMKQGILLARGELVICEEIDLCDVDFHHRAVDILETGEADLVIGSKLVDGSEDDRPMVRHVASQAYSGMLKVLLGFRGTDTHGLKAFRRVALLDTVRACLVDKDVFASEFVIRADRGGVKIREIPVRVIEKRPPSINLFKRVPNVLKNVAKLTYAIRIRG; this is encoded by the coding sequence ATGGCAAAGCCTCGAATCTCCATCGTCATCCCGGTTTACAACGAGCAGGGCATCCTCCACGCCGCCATCGTCGACCTGCGCGAGCGACTGAAACCCTTTGGCTGGAGCTACGAGGTCATTCTCGCCGAAAACGGCTCGCGCGATCACACGGTCGAAATCGGCGAGGAGCTGTCGCGCAAGTACAACGATCCGGCCGACGGGCAGGTCCGCATCATGAGCCTGGGCGAGCCCAATTACGGCAAGGCGATGAAGCAAGGGATCCTGCTGGCCAGAGGCGAGCTGGTCATCTGCGAGGAGATCGACTTGTGCGACGTCGACTTCCACCATCGCGCGGTCGACATCCTGGAGACCGGGGAGGCCGATCTGGTCATCGGCTCCAAGCTGGTCGACGGCTCGGAGGACGATCGCCCCATGGTCCGCCACGTGGCCAGCCAGGCGTACTCCGGCATGCTCAAGGTCCTCCTCGGCTTTCGCGGCACCGACACCCACGGCCTCAAGGCCTTCCGCCGGGTGGCCCTGCTCGACACCGTGCGCGCGTGCTTGGTCGACAAGGACGTCTTCGCCAGCGAGTTCGTCATCCGTGCCGATCGCGGCGGGGTCAAAATTCGCGAGATCCCCGTGCGGGTCATCGAGAAGCGGCCTCCGTCGATCAATTTGTTCAAGCGCGTCCCCAACGTCTTGAAAAACGTCGCCAAGCTGACATACGCCATTCGCATTCGGGGCTGA